The Candidatus Bathyarchaeia archaeon genome includes a window with the following:
- a CDS encoding class I SAM-dependent methyltransferase family protein, whose translation MVEGLRVPRDKGELALAVLKELRLLEATYRVAQSEDYIIIPLKRGLKAEDRVQLMPRIGPFSEVSFQPTTRPRRRCLLEILNELLPPHLVALAPRSLDIIGHIAIVELPPELAGHESAVGKAILKANPQVKTVLAKVGKVEGEYRLRGYKLIAGEDRTETLHREYGCQLAVDPCKVYFSPRLAGEHWRVASQVREGEVVVDMFAGVGAFSILTAKTHNEIKVYAIDVNPYAISYLEKNIHLNHVEGKVIPIKGEASKVIEETLKGVADRIIMNLPERAVEFVGAACEALKPRGGVVHFYKFAAEPNPTDKAIQDLAKAVEKAGRQILRLQLSKVVKEIAPREWQVAVDAFII comes from the coding sequence ATGGTCGAAGGTTTAAGGGTACCGCGGGATAAGGGTGAGTTGGCTCTGGCGGTCTTAAAGGAGCTACGGTTGCTTGAAGCAACCTATAGGGTCGCTCAGTCAGAAGACTATATTATTATTCCCCTTAAGCGTGGCCTCAAGGCTGAAGATAGAGTGCAACTGATGCCGCGCATCGGCCCCTTCTCTGAGGTTTCTTTTCAACCAACAACCCGCCCCAGGCGGAGATGCCTCCTAGAGATACTGAATGAGCTCCTCCCCCCTCACCTCGTAGCATTAGCTCCACGTTCTCTTGACATAATAGGTCACATCGCTATCGTGGAGTTGCCTCCAGAGCTTGCGGGGCATGAGTCGGCAGTGGGTAAGGCTATCCTGAAAGCTAACCCACAGGTAAAAACCGTCTTGGCGAAGGTAGGTAAAGTGGAGGGGGAGTATAGGCTGAGGGGATATAAGCTGATTGCAGGGGAGGATAGAACCGAAACGCTACATAGAGAGTATGGATGTCAGTTGGCCGTTGATCCTTGTAAGGTCTACTTCAGCCCTAGACTGGCCGGGGAACATTGGCGAGTTGCAAGTCAAGTTCGGGAGGGCGAGGTGGTGGTGGACATGTTCGCTGGAGTAGGCGCCTTCTCAATCTTGACAGCCAAAACTCACAATGAGATCAAAGTCTACGCGATAGATGTAAACCCCTATGCTATATCATATCTGGAAAAGAATATTCATCTCAACCATGTGGAGGGAAAAGTTATACCAATAAAGGGAGAGGCAAGTAAAGTTATCGAAGAGACACTCAAAGGTGTAGCTGACCGAATCATAATGAACCTCCCTGAGAGGGCAGTTGAGTTCGTTGGAGCCGCCTGCGAAGCTCTGAAACCGAGAGGTGGAGTAGTTCATTTCTATAAGTTCGCTGCTGAGCCTAACCCCACCGATAAAGCAATTCAAGATCTAGCTAAAGCCGTCGAGAAAGCGGGTAGGCAGATTTTACGTCTCCAACTGTCAAAGGTTGTGAAGGAAATAGCACCACGGGAGTGGCAAGTAGCCGTGGACGCCTTTATAATCTAA
- a CDS encoding histidine phosphatase family protein, translated as MTEIIIVRHGETEWNARGIFRGRKDVTLSEVGIRQAELLGRRLSAVKLEAIYSSPLKRALATAARIAEYQPVKQVEVSKSLIDMDYGEWEGKSEREVAGLYGDTYEMWRLAPHQVRIPGGESLDDVRKRVISVIDTITSKHRGSVALVAHRVVNKVLICALLGLDNSHFWNIRQDNAGITIFSYEANRFILFKHNDTSHLREMQQHSLEDF; from the coding sequence ATGACTGAGATCATCATTGTGAGACATGGTGAGACTGAGTGGAATGCTAGAGGGATATTTAGAGGTAGAAAGGATGTAACTTTAAGTGAAGTAGGTATTAGGCAGGCTGAACTTTTGGGTAGACGCCTTAGTGCAGTGAAGCTTGAAGCGATCTACAGTAGCCCATTGAAACGCGCTCTTGCAACCGCGGCCCGAATCGCGGAGTATCAACCGGTAAAACAAGTTGAAGTCTCGAAGAGCTTGATCGATATGGATTATGGAGAGTGGGAGGGCAAGTCTGAGCGGGAAGTTGCAGGCTTGTACGGGGATACATATGAGATGTGGCGTTTAGCGCCTCATCAGGTTAGAATACCTGGTGGGGAGAGTTTGGATGATGTAAGGAAGAGAGTTATCAGTGTTATAGACACGATAACATCTAAACATAGAGGTAGCGTAGCATTAGTCGCCCATAGAGTGGTAAATAAAGTCTTGATATGCGCCCTTTTAGGGTTGGATAACTCCCACTTCTGGAATATAAGGCAGGATAATGCTGGAATCACCATCTTCAGCTATGAGGCAAACCGTTTCATACTCTTTAAACATAACGATACATCCCACCTACGAGAGATGCAGCAACACAGCCTAGAAGACTTCTGA
- a CDS encoding protein-L-isoaspartate(D-aspartate) O-methyltransferase, giving the protein MKYDGLDFTSQRKSLVARLVAEGVLRSPKVIRAMETVPREEFLPPDKKAAAYYDTPLSIGFGQTISAPHMVAMMCEALELVEGQKVLEVGAGSGYHAAVIAEIVAPFGAERAGRVYSVEIHKSLVEFARENLERVGYGGRVFVVEGDGSQGLPQEAPFDRISVTASAPSIPKPLIDQLKPGGVMVIPVGSPYSFQELLWARKGMDGRLDIRGICGVAFVPLTGKYGWKG; this is encoded by the coding sequence ATGAAATATGATGGGTTGGACTTCACAAGTCAACGGAAGAGCCTCGTAGCTAGGCTGGTGGCTGAGGGAGTACTTCGAAGTCCAAAAGTAATAAGGGCTATGGAGACTGTGCCACGAGAGGAATTTCTTCCACCTGATAAGAAGGCTGCCGCCTATTATGATACTCCGCTATCCATCGGCTTCGGGCAGACGATCTCTGCACCTCACATGGTCGCTATGATGTGTGAAGCATTAGAGTTAGTTGAAGGTCAGAAGGTTCTCGAGGTCGGTGCCGGAAGTGGATACCACGCTGCGGTGATAGCCGAGATTGTCGCCCCATTTGGGGCTGAAAGAGCTGGGCGTGTATATTCGGTTGAGATCCATAAATCGTTAGTCGAGTTCGCCAGAGAGAATCTCGAGAGAGTAGGTTATGGTGGTCGTGTCTTCGTTGTTGAGGGGGATGGCTCCCAGGGGCTACCTCAAGAGGCCCCCTTTGATAGAATTTCTGTCACAGCTTCAGCGCCTTCAATTCCTAAACCTCTAATAGACCAGTTGAAGCCAGGTGGTGTTATGGTTATCCCGGTGGGTAGTCCTTACTCCTTCCAGGAACTTCTCTGGGCGAGGAAGGGGATGGACGGCCGCCTTGACATAAGAGGGATCTGCGGAGTAGCTTTTGTCCCGTTAACTGGCAAATATGGGTGGAAAGGCTAA
- a CDS encoding DUF371 domain-containing protein, whose translation MKVFELITAYGHPQILATHPTTLEVTKEKHVTSRGNCIIATGASKAALDLSPAFKRLAAQQEAQIVMTLFVGNQTVRITGRGNQGLTFTHATDLVVRRSNYTCPRTLMVEADKAAADLPRSIVEKLRIPGALVLVRLMVETKT comes from the coding sequence ATGAAGGTTTTCGAGCTCATAACCGCTTATGGGCACCCCCAAATCTTGGCGACACACCCTACAACCTTGGAGGTCACGAAGGAGAAGCATGTTACTTCTAGAGGCAATTGTATCATCGCCACCGGCGCATCAAAGGCCGCGTTAGACTTGAGCCCAGCCTTCAAGAGGTTAGCCGCCCAACAAGAGGCTCAGATTGTCATGACCCTTTTCGTCGGCAACCAAACTGTCCGCATCACTGGTCGGGGGAATCAAGGGTTAACTTTCACTCACGCCACTGACTTGGTGGTGAGGAGGAGCAATTACACGTGCCCTAGGACGTTGATGGTTGAGGCTGATAAAGCGGCTGCAGATCTGCCTAGGAGCATAGTTGAGAAACTTAGAATACCGGGTGCGCTAGTCTTAGTCAGGCTGATGGTTGAGACAAAAACTTAG